A stretch of Arthrobacter sp. NEB 688 DNA encodes these proteins:
- a CDS encoding tripartite tricarboxylate transporter substrate binding protein — protein sequence MRLHRIALGAIVAATLALTGCGATKDQGSGGAASSAGGAPATGLQYMVPNSPGGGYDTTARTAAQVMEKENITGSVQVFNLPGAGGTVGLQRIVNEKGNGKLAMQMGLGVVGAAYTQKSQAKLSETTPIAKLIEEAGAIVVPKDSPYQDITSLVAAWKADPKSLAVGGGSSPGGPDHLLPMQLAQAAGIDPKTVSYVSYDGGGELLPAILGKKIAFGASGFGEFLDQVEAGDVKILAVTSAERVAALPDVPTLKESGIDLEFTNWRGVVAPPGLSDADKAVWVDAFTKMHASAGWKAELEKRGWVDAFETGDEFGAFLTAQDAEVAKLLQTLGLA from the coding sequence ATGAGACTCCACCGCATCGCGCTCGGCGCGATCGTCGCGGCCACGCTGGCCCTCACCGGCTGCGGAGCCACGAAGGACCAGGGCAGCGGGGGTGCGGCCTCCTCTGCTGGTGGCGCCCCGGCGACCGGCCTCCAGTACATGGTCCCGAACAGCCCCGGCGGAGGGTACGACACGACCGCCCGCACCGCGGCCCAGGTGATGGAGAAGGAGAACATCACCGGCAGCGTCCAGGTCTTCAACCTCCCGGGCGCCGGCGGCACCGTCGGCCTCCAGCGGATCGTCAACGAGAAGGGCAACGGCAAGCTCGCCATGCAGATGGGCCTCGGCGTCGTCGGCGCCGCGTACACCCAGAAGTCGCAGGCCAAGCTGTCGGAGACCACCCCGATCGCCAAGCTCATCGAGGAGGCCGGCGCGATCGTCGTGCCCAAGGACTCCCCGTACCAGGACATCACCTCGCTCGTCGCGGCGTGGAAGGCGGACCCGAAGTCCCTCGCCGTCGGCGGCGGCTCCTCGCCGGGCGGCCCGGACCACCTCCTGCCGATGCAGCTCGCCCAGGCGGCCGGCATCGACCCGAAGACCGTCAGCTACGTCAGCTACGACGGCGGCGGCGAGCTCCTCCCCGCGATCCTCGGCAAGAAGATCGCCTTCGGCGCCAGCGGCTTCGGCGAGTTCCTCGACCAGGTCGAGGCCGGCGACGTCAAGATCCTCGCGGTGACCAGCGCCGAGCGCGTCGCGGCCCTCCCGGACGTGCCGACGCTCAAGGAGTCCGGCATCGACCTCGAGTTCACCAACTGGCGCGGCGTCGTCGCCCCTCCCGGCCTCTCCGACGCCGACAAGGCCGTCTGGGTCGACGCCTTCACGAAGATGCACGCCTCGGCCGGCTGGAAGGCCGAGCTCGAGAAGCGCGGCTGGGTCGACGCCTTCGAGACCGGCGACGAGTTCGGGGCCTTCCTCACGGCCCAGGACGCCGAGGTCGCGAAGCTCCTCCAGACGCTCGGCCTGGCCTGA
- a CDS encoding tripartite tricarboxylate transporter TctB family protein: MSTEATTAPEGTSPSGAGPLGRVRDRAQLGLCAALAVVGVVVVVDAARIGHVTSSNDPIGPRALPFVVGGLLLVVSVFYALDVLRGGVGEAEAGEDVELGQRADWKTVGLLAGAFALNALLIEPLGWVISGALLFALSAFALGNRHHVRGLAIGIAMSLVTFYGFAIGLGVNLPAGILQGIL; this comes from the coding sequence ATGAGCACCGAGGCCACCACCGCCCCGGAGGGCACCTCGCCCTCCGGGGCGGGTCCCCTCGGCCGGGTCAGGGACCGCGCACAGCTCGGCCTGTGCGCGGCCCTGGCCGTCGTCGGGGTCGTCGTCGTCGTCGATGCGGCCCGGATCGGCCACGTGACGAGCAGCAACGACCCGATCGGCCCGCGCGCGCTGCCCTTCGTCGTCGGCGGGCTGCTGCTCGTCGTCTCCGTCTTCTACGCCCTCGACGTCCTGCGCGGCGGGGTCGGCGAGGCCGAGGCCGGCGAGGACGTCGAGCTCGGCCAGCGCGCCGACTGGAAGACGGTCGGCCTGCTCGCGGGCGCCTTCGCGCTCAACGCCCTCCTCATCGAGCCGCTCGGCTGGGTCATCAGCGGCGCGCTGCTGTTCGCCCTGTCGGCCTTCGCGCTCGGCAACCGCCACCACGTGCGCGGGCTCGCGATCGGCATCGCGATGTCGCTCGTCACCTTCTACGGCTTCGCCATCGGGCTCGGCGTCAACCTGCCCGCCGGCATCCTCCAGGGGATCCTCTGA
- a CDS encoding tripartite tricarboxylate transporter permease, protein MDNVNALLGGFADVITPMNLLIALLGVTVGTAVGVLPGIGPAMTVALLLPVTYGLPVEQSLILFGGIFYGGMYGGSTTSILLNTPGESASVVTALEGNKMAKSGRAAQALATSAIGSFVAGTIATAAIVFVMPQVVDFAISLGPPEFLAIILVAFVGTAAILGSSRLRGFAALLVGLALGLVGTDFVTGQQRLTFGSPFLADNIDVVVVAVGIFAVGEALWVAAHLRRKAATVIPVGRPWMSKQDWGRSWKPWLRGTALGFPFGAIPAGGAEIPTFLSYLTERKLTKHPEEFGKGAIEGVAGPEAANNASAAGTMVPLLALGLPTNATAAIIISAFMSYGIEPGPLLLTKEPDLVWMLVASLFIGNFFLLVLNLPLAPTWAKLLRIPRPYLYAGILFFASMGAYAVQGQPFDLYLLLALGGLGFAMRRFGLPVLPLIVGTILTPLFERNLRRSMQITGGDVSGLIGGPVAWVCYAFITAVLVWPLVTKLLRRGRGGDDGPDDDGPAHPPGVPLAGTAQWQGPSA, encoded by the coding sequence ATGGACAACGTCAACGCCCTGCTCGGCGGCTTCGCCGACGTCATCACGCCGATGAACCTGCTCATCGCGCTCCTCGGGGTCACCGTCGGCACGGCCGTCGGGGTCCTCCCGGGCATCGGGCCGGCGATGACCGTCGCCCTCCTGCTGCCCGTCACCTACGGCCTGCCGGTCGAGCAGTCGCTCATCCTCTTCGGCGGCATCTTCTACGGCGGCATGTACGGCGGCTCGACGACCTCGATCCTGCTCAACACCCCGGGCGAGTCCGCGTCGGTCGTCACGGCCCTCGAGGGCAACAAGATGGCCAAGTCCGGGCGCGCCGCCCAGGCCCTCGCGACCTCGGCGATCGGCTCGTTCGTCGCCGGCACCATCGCCACCGCGGCCATCGTCTTCGTCATGCCGCAGGTCGTCGACTTCGCGATCTCCCTCGGCCCGCCCGAGTTCCTCGCGATCATCCTCGTCGCCTTCGTCGGCACCGCCGCCATCCTCGGCAGCTCGCGGCTGCGGGGCTTCGCGGCCCTGCTCGTCGGCCTGGCCCTCGGCCTCGTGGGCACCGACTTCGTGACCGGCCAGCAGCGGCTGACCTTCGGCAGCCCCTTCCTCGCGGACAACATCGACGTCGTCGTCGTCGCGGTCGGCATCTTCGCCGTCGGCGAGGCGCTCTGGGTCGCGGCGCACCTGCGCCGCAAGGCCGCGACGGTCATCCCCGTCGGCCGCCCGTGGATGTCGAAGCAGGACTGGGGCCGCTCGTGGAAGCCGTGGCTGCGCGGCACCGCGCTGGGCTTCCCGTTCGGGGCCATCCCCGCCGGTGGCGCCGAGATCCCGACCTTCCTCTCCTACCTGACCGAGCGGAAGCTGACCAAGCACCCCGAGGAGTTCGGCAAGGGCGCGATCGAGGGCGTCGCCGGGCCCGAGGCCGCGAACAACGCCTCCGCCGCAGGCACGATGGTGCCGCTGCTCGCCCTCGGCCTGCCGACCAACGCGACCGCGGCCATCATCATCAGCGCGTTCATGTCCTACGGCATCGAGCCCGGGCCGCTGCTGCTCACCAAGGAGCCGGACCTCGTCTGGATGCTCGTCGCGAGCCTCTTCATCGGCAACTTCTTCCTGCTCGTGCTCAACCTGCCGCTCGCGCCCACCTGGGCCAAGCTGCTGCGCATCCCGCGGCCCTACCTCTACGCGGGGATCCTCTTCTTCGCGTCGATGGGCGCCTACGCGGTGCAGGGCCAGCCGTTCGACCTCTACCTCCTGCTCGCCCTCGGCGGGCTCGGGTTCGCGATGCGCCGCTTCGGCCTGCCCGTCCTGCCGCTCATCGTCGGGACGATCCTCACGCCGCTCTTCGAGCGCAACCTGCGCCGGTCGATGCAGATCACCGGTGGCGACGTCTCCGGCCTGATCGGCGGCCCGGTCGCGTGGGTCTGCTACGCGTTCATCACGGCCGTGCTCGTCTGGCCGCTCGTCACGAAGCTGCTGCGCCGCGGGCGTGGTGGCGACGACGGGCCGGACGACGACGGCCCCGCGCACCCCCCCGGCGTCCCCCTCGCCGGTACCGCCCAGTGGCAAGGACCCTCGGCATGA
- a CDS encoding universal stress protein, protein MTVLVGYVPNALGEATLRAGVEESRRRSEPLVVLNMSRDDVLVDARRAPADDLRRVDRDVRELGVEVEVVQVEEGGDAAEALVEAATTHRASVLVIGLRHRSAVGKLILGSVAQRVLLGAPCPVLAVKAES, encoded by the coding sequence ATGACCGTTCTCGTGGGCTACGTCCCCAACGCCCTCGGCGAGGCCACCCTGCGCGCCGGCGTCGAGGAGTCGCGCCGCCGCTCCGAGCCGCTCGTCGTGCTCAACATGTCGCGCGACGACGTCCTCGTCGACGCGCGGCGCGCCCCGGCCGACGACCTGCGACGGGTCGACCGCGACGTGCGCGAGCTCGGCGTCGAGGTCGAGGTCGTCCAGGTCGAGGAGGGCGGTGACGCCGCCGAGGCCCTCGTCGAGGCGGCGACGACGCACCGCGCGTCCGTCCTCGTCATCGGCCTGCGGCACCGCAGCGCCGTCGGCAAGCTCATCCTCGGGTCGGTCGCCCAGCGCGTCCTGCTCGGGGCGCCGTGCCCGGTGCTCGCGGTCAAGGCGGAGTCGTGA
- the rraA gene encoding ribonuclease E activity regulator RraA, with the protein MAVSTADLYDEHGDALQSCSVQLRHVGGRRQFTGPVATIRCHRDNALVKATLATPGEGRVLVVDGGGSLESALVGDLIAGSAVANGWAGVVVHGAVRDSVAIGGLPLGVLALGTNPRKSAKDGVGEVDVAVEFGGVEFVPGATLWADEDGVLVTRP; encoded by the coding sequence GTGGCGGTCTCGACCGCGGACCTCTACGACGAGCACGGCGACGCGCTGCAGTCCTGCTCGGTGCAGCTGCGGCACGTCGGCGGCCGGCGGCAGTTCACCGGCCCGGTCGCGACGATCCGGTGCCACCGCGACAACGCGCTCGTCAAGGCCACGCTGGCCACGCCGGGCGAGGGCCGGGTGCTCGTCGTCGACGGCGGCGGCTCGCTGGAGTCGGCGCTCGTCGGTGACCTCATCGCCGGCTCGGCGGTCGCCAACGGCTGGGCCGGGGTCGTCGTCCACGGCGCCGTGCGCGACTCGGTGGCCATCGGCGGCCTGCCCCTCGGGGTGCTGGCGCTCGGCACCAACCCGCGCAAGTCCGCGAAGGACGGCGTCGGCGAGGTCGACGTGGCGGTCGAGTTCGGGGGGGTCGAGTTCGTCCCCGGCGCGACCCTGTGGGCCGACGAGGACGGGGTGCTCGTCACCCGCCCCTGA
- a CDS encoding MarR family transcriptional regulator produces MHGPRDDRPAADLDLGDLVMRVARDLRRRGMVAFEPYDLAPHHARALRVLGHHGSMRLGELAQHLRVAPRSVTDVVDALEERGLARRSPDPDDRRAQVVTVTDDGASLLGRVDAARREAAEASFARLPTADRATLRRILERLDADPGA; encoded by the coding sequence GTGCACGGACCCCGCGACGACCGCCCCGCCGCCGACCTCGACCTCGGCGACCTCGTGATGCGCGTCGCCCGCGACCTGCGCCGCCGGGGGATGGTCGCCTTCGAGCCCTACGACCTCGCGCCGCACCACGCCCGGGCGCTGAGGGTCCTCGGGCACCACGGCTCGATGCGCCTCGGCGAGCTCGCGCAGCACCTGCGCGTCGCGCCGCGCTCGGTCACCGACGTCGTCGACGCCCTCGAGGAGCGCGGGCTGGCCCGGCGCTCCCCCGACCCCGACGACCGCCGGGCCCAGGTCGTCACCGTGACGGACGACGGCGCCTCGCTGCTCGGGCGGGTCGACGCCGCCCGGCGCGAGGCCGCCGAGGCCTCCTTCGCCCGGCTGCCGACCGCCGACCGCGCGACGCTGCGGCGCATCCTCGAGCGCCTCGACGCCGACCCCGGCGCCTGA